The following are encoded in a window of Qipengyuania soli genomic DNA:
- a CDS encoding S9 family peptidase encodes MIRTLTLLAAASLTALAAPAMAQAHDHKGHSEASEAATYSARQFFESTSYAVGSPNGYNFSPDGKYVLITSDATGVFNVYLMPVKGGDPIALTTSTDDATFGASFFPSDDRILFTADNGGDELNHLFVRAEDGTVTDLTPGEKVKAGFAGWSSDGKTFYVTTNERDSAAFDLYAYDATSYERARVFTNEGAYSVEDVSNDGRWVALSKAISSANSDLYLADLQTGESKLISEHEGNVSHGVYSFTRDNAALIYATDEHGEFNQAWRYDIASGAKSPVIEADWDVAFLQYSPSGRYRVSAINADGLNVLSILDGKSGKNVELKGLPEAMLASVRFDPGEKNIAFIVTSDTSPADVYVADLKSGKTTRLTHALNPAIREADLVTATVARFPSYDGLEVPGILYRPKNASADHPVPAIVMVHGGPGGQSTRGYSAMIQHLVNNGYAVYAINNRGSSGYGKTFFHMDDKKHGDVDLKDVVASKGFLQGLDWVANDRIAVMGGSYGGYMTAAALTFYPEVFDAGINIFGVTNWVRTLKSIPPWWGSFRDALYDEMGDPATDEERHRAISPLFHASNVTKPMLVVQGANDPRVLQVESDELVAAVKANGVPVEYVLFPDEGHGFRGKENRITASEAYLKFLDAHIGR; translated from the coding sequence GTGATCCGTACGCTGACCCTGCTTGCCGCCGCTTCGCTGACTGCCCTTGCTGCGCCCGCCATGGCCCAGGCCCACGACCACAAGGGCCACTCCGAAGCGAGCGAAGCGGCCACCTACAGCGCTCGCCAGTTCTTTGAATCGACGTCCTATGCGGTCGGCTCGCCCAATGGCTACAACTTCTCGCCCGATGGGAAATACGTTCTCATTACCAGCGATGCGACAGGCGTGTTCAATGTCTACCTGATGCCGGTGAAGGGCGGTGATCCGATCGCGCTGACCACATCGACCGACGATGCTACCTTTGGGGCCAGCTTCTTCCCCAGCGATGACCGTATCCTCTTCACTGCCGACAATGGCGGCGACGAGCTCAACCACCTGTTCGTTCGTGCGGAGGATGGCACCGTCACCGACCTTACTCCGGGCGAGAAGGTCAAGGCAGGCTTCGCCGGATGGAGCAGCGACGGCAAGACCTTCTACGTCACCACCAATGAACGCGATTCCGCTGCCTTCGACCTCTATGCTTATGACGCCACGAGCTACGAGCGGGCACGGGTGTTCACTAACGAGGGTGCCTACTCGGTCGAAGACGTTTCAAACGACGGGCGCTGGGTAGCGCTGTCGAAGGCCATTTCGAGCGCGAACAGCGATCTCTACCTCGCCGACCTTCAAACCGGAGAGTCCAAGCTGATCTCCGAGCACGAAGGCAATGTCAGCCATGGCGTATATTCCTTCACCCGCGACAATGCTGCGCTAATCTATGCAACCGACGAGCATGGCGAGTTCAACCAGGCTTGGCGCTACGACATTGCCAGCGGTGCCAAGTCCCCCGTGATCGAAGCCGACTGGGACGTCGCCTTTCTCCAGTATTCGCCTAGCGGCCGCTACCGGGTCAGTGCGATCAACGCCGACGGACTGAACGTCCTGTCCATCCTTGATGGGAAGAGCGGCAAGAACGTAGAACTGAAGGGCTTGCCTGAAGCCATGCTCGCATCGGTACGCTTCGACCCTGGCGAGAAGAACATTGCCTTCATCGTCACCTCGGACACTTCGCCCGCGGACGTTTATGTTGCCGATCTCAAATCTGGAAAGACGACGCGGCTGACCCACGCCCTCAATCCCGCCATTCGCGAGGCCGACCTCGTCACGGCAACCGTTGCACGTTTCCCGAGCTACGATGGTCTGGAAGTGCCGGGCATTCTTTACCGACCGAAGAACGCCAGCGCCGACCATCCGGTCCCGGCGATCGTCATGGTCCACGGCGGACCGGGTGGACAGAGCACGCGCGGTTACAGCGCCATGATCCAGCACCTCGTCAACAATGGCTATGCCGTATACGCGATCAACAACCGCGGCTCGTCCGGTTACGGCAAGACCTTCTTCCACATGGACGACAAGAAGCACGGCGACGTCGACCTCAAGGATGTGGTCGCTTCCAAGGGCTTCCTGCAGGGACTGGACTGGGTAGCAAACGACCGGATCGCGGTGATGGGCGGCTCCTACGGCGGCTACATGACCGCCGCGGCACTGACATTCTACCCGGAGGTTTTCGACGCCGGCATCAATATCTTCGGCGTCACCAATTGGGTGCGCACGCTCAAGTCGATCCCGCCCTGGTGGGGCAGTTTCCGCGATGCGCTGTATGACGAGATGGGGGACCCCGCGACCGACGAAGAGCGCCATCGCGCGATCTCGCCGCTGTTCCACGCATCGAACGTGACCAAGCCGATGCTGGTGGTGCAGGGAGCGAACGATCCTCGCGTCTTGCAGGTCGAAAGCGACGAACTGGTCGCTGCGGTCAAGGCCAATGGCGTGCCGGTAGAATACGTGCTGTTCCCTGACGAAGGTCACGGCTTTCGCGGCAAGGAGAACCGGATCACCGCGTCAGAGGCCTATCTCAAGTTCCTCGACGCGCACATCGGGCGTTAG
- the infC gene encoding translation initiation factor IF-3 — MQMPIKSGPRYDNMINVPKVRVIDHEGENLGVMYTREAIEQANELGLNLVEVSPNADPPVCKFLDVGKYRYEAQKKANLARKTQKTQEIKEIKMRPNIDDHDYDVKMKNVNKFIEHGDKVKLTLRFRGREMAHQQLGMDLLNRVREDMEELAKVESFPRLEGRQMIMVLAPK, encoded by the coding sequence ATGCAGATGCCCATCAAGAGTGGCCCGCGCTACGATAACATGATCAATGTGCCGAAGGTCCGCGTGATCGATCACGAAGGCGAAAACCTCGGCGTGATGTACACCCGCGAAGCAATCGAGCAGGCCAACGAGCTTGGCCTCAACCTCGTCGAAGTGTCCCCCAATGCGGACCCGCCGGTGTGCAAGTTCCTCGACGTCGGCAAGTATCGCTACGAGGCGCAGAAGAAGGCGAACCTCGCACGCAAGACGCAAAAGACGCAGGAAATCAAAGAAATCAAAATGCGTCCGAACATCGATGACCACGATTACGATGTGAAGATGAAGAACGTGAACAAGTTCATCGAGCATGGCGACAAGGTGAAGCTCACCCTGCGCTTCCGCGGTCGCGAAATGGCGCACCAGCAGCTCGGCATGGACCTGCTCAACCGCGTGCGCGAAGACATGGAAGAACTGGCCAAGGTCGAAAGCTTCCCGCGCCTCGAAGGGCGCCAGATGATCATGGTGCTGGCACCCAAGTAA
- the pdeM gene encoding ligase-associated DNA damage response endonuclease PdeM encodes MVPLSFADEEWFLTEGRALYWPRERALLVADLHLEKGSFFARHGQMVPPYDSRETLERVALAIRETGARRVITLGDNFHDSDGSARLEPHAAGMLDALTSAVDWLWITGNHDPHMEARCGGTLAEEIEIGGVILRHQAKRGETRPELSGHYHPRLQVKVRDRSIRRPCAVVSDNEGADGRPSGRMILPAFGAYTGGMNAADPAILNALQPANRIDAVVPAAGKLARFPLWRAA; translated from the coding sequence ATGGTTCCCCTTTCGTTCGCAGACGAGGAATGGTTCCTCACCGAAGGCCGTGCACTCTACTGGCCGCGCGAACGCGCGCTGCTGGTTGCCGACCTGCATCTTGAAAAGGGCAGCTTCTTCGCGCGTCACGGGCAGATGGTCCCGCCCTACGACAGTCGCGAGACGCTGGAACGGGTGGCGCTGGCAATCCGCGAAACGGGTGCGCGGCGCGTCATCACGCTGGGCGACAATTTCCACGATTCGGACGGGTCTGCGCGGCTCGAACCGCATGCTGCCGGAATGCTCGACGCGCTGACCAGCGCCGTCGACTGGCTCTGGATCACGGGCAACCACGATCCGCACATGGAGGCCCGCTGCGGCGGCACGCTGGCCGAGGAGATCGAGATCGGCGGGGTCATCCTGCGCCACCAGGCGAAGCGCGGAGAGACGCGGCCTGAACTTTCGGGTCACTACCATCCGCGCCTTCAGGTCAAGGTGCGCGACCGCAGCATCCGGCGTCCTTGCGCCGTCGTGAGCGACAACGAAGGCGCCGACGGGCGACCAAGCGGGCGGATGATCCTTCCTGCGTTCGGCGCCTACACTGGTGGAATGAACGCGGCCGATCCGGCAATCCTGAACGCGTTGCAGCCGGCAAACCGCATCGATGCGGTGGTTCCGGCGGCCGGAAAGCTCGCCCGCTTCCCGCTGTGGCGGGCGGCATAG